From a region of the Myxococcus stipitatus genome:
- a CDS encoding helix-turn-helix domain-containing protein, with the protein MTETLLLPSLGTALRRWRRLHHVKQSHAAELFGVAQSTISRWERGVQGMEPPEQARLEALLSARLDAAADQALARLVRESPRPVHLICDLTHRLLACSHSRAAEFGVPITELMGRSLWRYSTEEIVRKESSLDALGWREALAPPALEFSSGANDSTVIPIHPSICRWTRMTLSDGTAARLVETL; encoded by the coding sequence ATGACTGAAACCCTCCTGCTCCCATCGTTGGGAACCGCCCTCCGTCGCTGGCGGAGGCTCCACCACGTCAAGCAGAGTCATGCCGCCGAGCTGTTCGGTGTCGCCCAATCGACCATCTCCCGCTGGGAGCGCGGCGTGCAGGGGATGGAACCTCCCGAGCAGGCGCGACTCGAGGCCCTGCTGTCGGCCCGCTTGGATGCGGCGGCGGACCAGGCGCTCGCGCGGCTCGTCCGGGAAAGCCCTCGCCCGGTCCATCTCATCTGCGACCTGACGCACCGACTGCTCGCTTGCTCCCATTCGCGCGCCGCGGAGTTCGGCGTCCCCATCACCGAGCTGATGGGCCGCTCGCTCTGGCGCTACTCCACCGAGGAGATCGTCCGCAAGGAGTCCTCTCTCGACGCGTTGGGATGGCGCGAGGCCCTCGCGCCGCCTGCTTTGGAGTTCTCCAGCGGAGCCAACGATTCGACCGTCATCCCCATCCATCCCAGTATCTGTCGCTGGACGCGGATGACCCTCTCGGATGGCACGGCGGCTCGGTTGGTGGAAACGCTCTGA
- a CDS encoding Ig-like domain-containing protein, protein MTVSDAVTITSQGMTPNGAAYRNEPLIGVFQTEDYEVEALLRFPQLGVPAGAVVQSATLRLAIETYTDDFAIRGAYLQTPWSLTANGLGWQFRDDGLEWERLGAVGQGTDLVAGTSFTLTTFPTVVSLHDVSLDVAVVQSWVDDPSTNQGLMLANTQVGKVAKLFTALASQPERRPVLTIEYTAPAPRSDNTPPTVAITSPTAGATVEDVVTLAVSSSDDVGVTSVQLRIDGRPLASAQLDTRLYRNGDHVLTAHARDAAGNLTTSAPVRITIDNEIVDTSPPQVQITLPSANETVSGPFTVRMSATDDVGVTRVHVELDGVQVGEADLSAPWSVSLDTEALEPYGPRQMTAVARDAAGNVTTSVPVSIVVSAPPPDTVPPEVQIVSPGTGATVGGSIQVRVDAYDDVRLAGVRLRVNGQDFGQEDLTYPYWFNVITTRVGNGTFSVTAVARDRAGNLTTSAPISLTIDNGPPMVLPIPTTHPRIWFTGNRLARAQAYFATNPFTPVATVQGPEQAIDAAMHSLITGNAASCRAAITWAVNTQIPITESSVSSDPARWYGEAVILTYDWCFAHLLPAERTTLLDRWNFTIEALNDKPWGGIGMEGNNYYTGYFRNSLLWAIASWHENQPYANDLLQYAMSSRWTFSLKPYLDGPGAGGAPHEGSTYGRRTFGYMTVPFTTLGLYDHDMWNQTDYFMESVFWSIYSTTPGPSQRGQFQLYETFPFNDDERWLSRWDSSNTAQTTLGSYFAPLIEEWADQPIAGYAKRFLELTAQPIDDRLVRYVYSDTLAAVPSRDLSPLPLDYHAPGLGMVYAKTAWAADATMVNLQFGITSNAGHAHRDSGNFQLWRAGQFLARETVGYANSIVGYGGGTVDTESPVAHNTLLFEGLGTVGHFHHAPQMLRLESTATYNYAAVDLTGVYDVSDEWAHREAEVGNPHAGRVVRETLFVRPLDTLVVFDRLESANADASVDKTFLIHFPANPVLSGNTWTASTGGQELRVSTLVPTAPVRRVIDERGPVRPDGTYPYPVGQFRGEVETHGQVVSHFLHVVQARDATSGSALQLTLAETSTTYTVTMTHPTRGSAVVQFEKGIASTGGSFGYAASGAVTQAPLRASVQPMTVTLNGPVWGP, encoded by the coding sequence GTGACGGTCTCCGACGCGGTGACCATCACCAGCCAGGGCATGACTCCGAATGGCGCGGCGTACCGCAACGAGCCGTTGATCGGCGTCTTCCAGACGGAGGACTACGAGGTCGAGGCGCTGCTGCGCTTCCCGCAGCTGGGGGTCCCCGCTGGCGCGGTGGTGCAGAGCGCGACGCTGCGGCTGGCCATCGAGACCTATACCGACGACTTCGCGATTCGGGGCGCATACCTCCAGACGCCGTGGAGCCTGACGGCCAATGGCCTGGGGTGGCAGTTCCGTGACGACGGGCTGGAGTGGGAGCGGCTGGGCGCCGTCGGCCAGGGGACGGACCTCGTCGCCGGGACGTCGTTCACGCTGACCACGTTCCCCACCGTGGTGAGCCTCCACGACGTGTCGCTGGACGTCGCGGTGGTGCAGTCATGGGTGGACGACCCGTCGACCAACCAGGGGTTGATGCTGGCGAACACACAGGTGGGCAAGGTGGCCAAGCTGTTCACCGCCCTGGCGTCCCAGCCGGAGCGCCGGCCGGTGCTCACCATCGAGTACACGGCGCCCGCGCCGCGCAGTGACAACACCCCGCCGACGGTCGCCATCACCTCCCCCACGGCAGGCGCGACGGTGGAGGACGTGGTCACCCTCGCGGTGTCCTCGAGCGACGACGTGGGCGTGACGAGCGTGCAGCTGCGCATCGACGGCCGGCCCCTCGCCTCGGCCCAGCTCGACACGCGCCTGTACCGCAACGGCGACCATGTGCTGACGGCGCATGCCCGTGACGCCGCCGGCAACCTCACCACGTCCGCGCCCGTGCGCATCACCATCGACAACGAGATTGTCGACACCTCGCCGCCCCAGGTGCAAATCACCCTCCCCTCCGCCAACGAGACGGTGAGCGGCCCGTTCACGGTGCGGATGAGCGCCACCGACGACGTGGGCGTCACGCGGGTGCACGTGGAGCTGGACGGCGTGCAGGTCGGCGAGGCGGACCTGTCCGCGCCCTGGTCGGTGTCGCTCGACACGGAAGCCCTGGAGCCCTACGGCCCGCGTCAGATGACCGCCGTGGCGCGCGACGCCGCGGGCAACGTCACCACCTCCGTGCCCGTGAGCATCGTCGTGAGCGCGCCCCCGCCGGACACCGTCCCGCCCGAGGTGCAGATCGTCTCTCCGGGCACGGGCGCGACGGTGGGCGGCTCCATCCAGGTGCGGGTCGACGCCTACGACGACGTGCGGCTCGCCGGAGTGCGGCTGCGGGTGAACGGCCAGGACTTCGGGCAGGAGGACCTGACCTACCCCTACTGGTTCAACGTCATCACGACCCGGGTGGGCAACGGGACCTTCTCCGTGACGGCGGTGGCCAGGGACCGCGCGGGCAATCTCACCACGTCCGCGCCCATCTCCCTCACCATCGACAATGGGCCTCCGATGGTGCTCCCCATCCCGACGACGCATCCTCGAATCTGGTTCACGGGGAACCGTCTGGCCCGGGCGCAGGCGTACTTCGCCACCAACCCCTTTACGCCGGTGGCGACGGTGCAGGGCCCGGAGCAGGCCATCGACGCGGCGATGCACTCGCTCATCACCGGGAACGCGGCGTCGTGCCGCGCCGCCATCACCTGGGCGGTGAACACCCAGATTCCCATCACGGAGAGCTCGGTATCGAGCGACCCCGCCCGCTGGTACGGCGAGGCGGTCATCCTCACGTATGACTGGTGCTTCGCGCACCTGCTGCCAGCGGAGCGGACCACCCTGCTCGACCGCTGGAACTTCACCATCGAGGCGCTCAACGACAAGCCGTGGGGCGGCATCGGGATGGAGGGCAACAACTACTACACGGGCTACTTCCGCAACTCCCTGCTGTGGGCCATCGCGAGCTGGCACGAGAACCAGCCCTACGCCAACGACCTGCTCCAATACGCGATGAGCTCGCGTTGGACCTTCTCGCTGAAGCCCTACCTCGATGGGCCGGGAGCAGGAGGCGCGCCGCACGAGGGCTCGACATATGGCCGCCGGACGTTCGGCTACATGACGGTGCCCTTCACCACGCTGGGCCTGTATGACCACGACATGTGGAACCAGACCGACTACTTCATGGAGTCGGTGTTCTGGTCCATCTACTCGACGACGCCGGGGCCCAGCCAGAGGGGCCAGTTCCAGCTCTACGAGACCTTCCCGTTCAACGACGACGAGCGCTGGCTGTCGCGGTGGGACTCGAGCAACACCGCGCAGACGACGCTGGGCAGCTACTTCGCGCCACTCATCGAGGAGTGGGCGGACCAGCCCATCGCGGGCTACGCCAAGCGCTTCCTGGAGCTCACCGCGCAGCCCATCGACGACCGGCTGGTCCGGTACGTCTACAGCGACACGCTGGCGGCGGTGCCGTCACGGGACCTCTCGCCGCTGCCGCTCGACTACCACGCGCCCGGACTGGGCATGGTGTACGCGAAGACGGCGTGGGCGGCGGACGCGACGATGGTCAACCTGCAGTTCGGCATCACCTCCAACGCGGGCCACGCCCACCGCGACTCCGGCAACTTCCAGCTGTGGCGGGCGGGCCAGTTCCTGGCCCGGGAGACGGTGGGCTACGCCAACTCCATCGTCGGGTATGGCGGCGGGACGGTCGACACCGAGTCTCCCGTGGCCCACAACACCCTCCTGTTCGAAGGACTCGGCACGGTCGGCCACTTCCACCACGCGCCGCAGATGCTGCGCCTCGAGTCGACGGCGACGTACAACTACGCCGCGGTCGACCTCACGGGCGTGTACGACGTGAGCGACGAGTGGGCCCACCGCGAGGCCGAGGTCGGCAATCCGCACGCGGGCCGGGTGGTCCGTGAGACGCTGTTCGTCCGCCCGCTCGACACGCTCGTCGTGTTCGACCGGTTGGAGAGCGCCAACGCCGATGCGTCGGTCGACAAGACCTTCCTCATCCACTTCCCGGCGAACCCGGTGCTCAGCGGCAACACCTGGACGGCGAGCACAGGGGGCCAGGAGCTGAGGGTCAGCACGCTCGTCCCGACGGCGCCGGTCCGGAGGGTCATCGACGAGCGCGGCCCGGTGAGACCGGACGGGACCTATCCGTACCCGGTGGGCCAGTTCCGGGGCGAGGTGGAGACCCACGGCCAGGTGGTCAGCCACTTCCTGCACGTGGTGCAGGCCCGGGACGCGACCAGTGGCTCCGCGTTGCAGCTCACGCTCGCGGAGACGTCGACCACGTATACGGTGACCATGACCCACCCGACGCGTGGCAGCGCGGTGGTCCAGTTCGAGAAGGGCATCGCGAGCACAGGCGGCAGCTTCGGCTACGCGGCCAGCGGCGCGGTCACCCAGGCGCCGCTGCGCGCCAGCGTCCAGCCCATGACCGTCACCCTGAACGGGCCGGTGTGGGGGCCTTGA
- a CDS encoding HD domain-containing protein — protein sequence MNTETLQGRLDFLLEAERLKDVLRSGHTSRGRAESTAEHSWRLCLMAIVFDDALRGLDLSKVLQLCVIHDLGEAIHGDIPAIHQGAFPNKREQERTDLLHLTRSLDAPLRERIVSLWEEYEQAASPEARAVKALDKLETLLQHTQGANPPDFDYAFNLDYGRGYTDATPVFRCLRALIDEATRRRLRGEPPPGATET from the coding sequence ATGAACACCGAAACACTCCAGGGGCGCCTCGACTTCCTCCTCGAGGCAGAGCGGCTCAAAGATGTCCTGAGAAGTGGGCACACCTCTCGAGGTCGCGCGGAGAGCACCGCCGAGCACAGTTGGCGACTCTGCTTGATGGCCATCGTGTTCGACGACGCCCTGCGCGGCCTGGACCTGTCGAAGGTCCTCCAACTGTGCGTGATTCACGACCTGGGGGAGGCCATTCACGGCGACATCCCGGCCATCCATCAGGGCGCGTTCCCCAACAAGCGCGAGCAGGAGCGGACCGACCTGCTGCACCTGACGCGGTCGCTCGACGCACCGCTTCGTGAGCGCATCGTGTCCCTCTGGGAGGAGTATGAGCAGGCCGCGTCACCCGAGGCCCGGGCCGTGAAGGCGCTCGACAAGCTGGAGACTCTCCTGCAGCACACCCAGGGCGCGAACCCGCCGGACTTCGACTACGCGTTCAATCTGGACTACGGCCGCGGGTATACTGATGCGACCCCCGTGTTCAGGTGCTTGCGAGCACTCATCGACGAAGCCACCCGCCGGAGGCTGCGTGGTGAACCACCGCCCGGCGCCACTGAAACGTGA
- a CDS encoding HEAT repeat domain-containing protein, whose product MKPLFAWVHLSDIHFGHGGAAHAWDQQLVLSCLLSDVSQAGERGVPAPTSVFVTGDIAFSGGTRGRPGQTRCTEYEEATRFLQGLAQRLGLDAASVLVVPGNHDVQRAVDRDKEVRRLVEQLREGKQELDAALAQPPQRALLARRQANFLEWARQFGPATRESPTLGEERLFWTHRLEVAEGLRVRVVGLNTALLSADDSDQGRLRLGNEQLARALLIPPVEPQELVLVLGHHPLEGGWLADERSADAWIRNHAHLHLSGHVHEAGSEQARSGAGGLFVRVVAGAAHGDAAATGVPSGHGYNLAAIYVTDGGQLVLRVWPRRWSDKRKGFVTDQDNVSGHHPYSEHLLRLTLPFRGIDEMLRSEHSAERVRGLIEVALDKNPRYLDRLLGLLRTDGHGEVRAHAALALDELRDLRAKEGLLTALSDPSWDVRSHAGWGLVHLGPVVLDDVRRVAASSDNPDAVQMARLVLARL is encoded by the coding sequence GTGAAGCCTCTCTTCGCCTGGGTGCACCTGTCCGACATCCACTTCGGCCATGGCGGCGCCGCGCATGCCTGGGACCAGCAACTGGTCTTGTCGTGTCTGCTGTCGGATGTCTCACAGGCGGGCGAGCGCGGAGTCCCAGCTCCGACGAGCGTCTTCGTCACTGGAGACATCGCCTTCAGTGGTGGCACTCGCGGTCGGCCGGGGCAGACGCGGTGCACGGAGTACGAGGAGGCCACCCGGTTCCTCCAGGGCCTCGCACAGCGGCTCGGCCTCGACGCGGCCAGCGTCCTGGTCGTCCCGGGCAACCACGACGTCCAGCGCGCGGTGGACCGCGACAAGGAGGTCCGTCGACTCGTGGAGCAGCTGCGGGAGGGGAAGCAGGAGCTGGATGCCGCGCTCGCCCAGCCCCCGCAGCGAGCGCTGCTGGCGCGAAGACAGGCGAACTTCCTCGAATGGGCTCGACAGTTCGGCCCCGCCACGCGCGAGTCTCCCACCCTCGGGGAGGAGCGGTTGTTCTGGACGCATCGGCTGGAGGTCGCGGAGGGATTGCGCGTCCGAGTGGTCGGATTGAACACGGCGCTGCTCTCCGCGGATGACTCGGACCAGGGGCGGCTGCGCCTGGGGAACGAGCAGTTGGCCCGAGCCCTGCTCATCCCTCCCGTCGAGCCACAAGAACTCGTGCTGGTCCTCGGCCACCATCCACTCGAGGGGGGCTGGCTCGCGGACGAGCGGAGCGCGGACGCATGGATTCGCAATCACGCGCACCTGCACCTCTCCGGTCACGTGCATGAAGCCGGCTCCGAGCAGGCCCGCTCAGGGGCGGGAGGGCTCTTCGTGAGGGTCGTCGCGGGCGCGGCGCATGGAGACGCGGCGGCGACGGGAGTTCCCTCGGGCCATGGCTACAACCTCGCGGCCATCTACGTCACGGACGGTGGACAGCTCGTCCTGCGTGTCTGGCCTCGCCGCTGGTCCGACAAGCGGAAGGGGTTCGTCACCGACCAGGACAACGTGTCTGGCCACCATCCCTACAGCGAGCACCTGCTGCGGCTGACCCTGCCATTTCGCGGTATCGATGAGATGCTCCGGAGCGAGCACTCCGCCGAGCGGGTCCGCGGGTTGATCGAGGTCGCCCTCGACAAGAACCCGCGCTACCTGGACCGACTACTGGGACTGCTGCGGACCGATGGGCACGGCGAGGTGCGCGCCCACGCGGCGCTGGCCCTCGACGAACTGCGCGACCTCCGGGCCAAGGAGGGACTCCTCACCGCCCTCTCCGACCCTTCATGGGACGTCCGCTCCCACGCAGGCTGGGGACTGGTCCACCTGGGCCCCGTCGTACTCGACGACGTCCGCCGGGTCGCCGCGTCCTCAGACAACCCCGACGCGGTCCAGATGGCCCGACTGGTCCTGGCGCGATTGTGA
- a CDS encoding GNAT family N-acetyltransferase, translating into MTLVIRPETPADIATIERLTAAAFEKASHTSRTEQFIVNALRRAGALSVSLLAEDEGGVVGHVALSPVRLSSGDTGWYGLGPISVLPERQGLGIGARLMHAALGELRNLGASGCVLLGDPAFYQRFGFQPRPGLVLPDVPAEYFLAISLTGHWPVAQVTYHDAFNAKE; encoded by the coding sequence ATGACCCTGGTCATCCGGCCTGAGACCCCCGCCGACATCGCGACCATCGAACGGCTGACCGCCGCGGCGTTCGAGAAGGCCTCCCACACGAGCCGCACCGAGCAGTTCATCGTCAACGCGCTCCGACGGGCAGGCGCGCTGTCCGTGTCCCTCCTCGCGGAGGACGAGGGGGGCGTCGTCGGCCACGTCGCGCTCTCGCCCGTGCGCCTCTCCTCGGGCGATACGGGCTGGTACGGCCTGGGCCCCATCTCGGTGTTGCCCGAGCGCCAGGGCCTGGGCATCGGCGCCCGGCTCATGCATGCCGCCCTCGGCGAATTGCGGAACCTGGGCGCCTCGGGTTGTGTGCTGCTCGGCGACCCGGCCTTCTACCAACGCTTCGGCTTCCAGCCTCGGCCCGGCCTGGTGTTACCCGATGTGCCGGCCGAGTACTTCCTGGCCATCTCACTCACCGGCCATTGGCCCGTCGCGCAGGTGACCTATCACGACGCGTTCAACGCGAAGGAGTGA
- a CDS encoding VWD domain-containing protein: MDVFDVGLSHLGDQDVVVVKHDSLGLKTWAWQFGTEYSDIGTGIATHTKTGNTQVYVTGYTYGAMGDNGLPNVGGTDVFLARLDPNTGKPIWKHQFGSTGDDQATGIATTQSGVIYVAGTTTGTLDGTTPPDPLKNGFIARFNANGGQDWILQFGNAAIEEEIRGIATDFNDDVYVVGHTYGNMGAAHKGGGDAFIAKFSKLGQPQPLWTRQLGTTKEDSFTGVATARRSLSGSLTDIDVYMSGYTGANFDGQTAVGGEFDAIVVKYDGAGTKKWSRQFGSRGSDRAYGVASDGGANVYVTGATDYDLTAPEPQNYDNIFLVKYDAGGGTRATATRQLGSTSEGDPSMVRDVGKGVAADIFNGVYIAGITQGSFTTTPPTVQHGDDDYVVLRYQEGCTITTPGKCGIGYGWGDPHLVTFDGRAYDFQGAGEYVLVESTDLSAPLVVQARMQPWGTSTTVSVMTAVATRLGTNRVSAYLTPTGLEVRVDGVAISLPDGSVFPLPGGGRVLRQDATTYVFFYTTLDRMTVTLDGTYLNVNLGFPETRKGKVRGLLGNYDGALPNDFALRNGAVLTPPLSFSQLYTSPQSLSTSWRITQQESLFDYAAGESTATFTRLDFPAAPIGVGDLNAAQREEARVLCAAVGVTSPFILDSCTLDVALTQDPSFATSAARMESRVRAQMGTSMPEPTPSGRWAYFANFQSPLYGEWSKGLVSTSPQGGKTFLGRFGNENITLSLAALPSHTTVTVSFDLFIIGGWIGESAAGPVYPTYFGLRANNAPLMQYVFSNTPGNAQTYPVANSYARTGGEALNTLGYAYGDTTYRMRIKFNSSTPSLALTFYAGNLTSARNETWGLDNVEVQVE; this comes from the coding sequence ATGGACGTCTTTGACGTCGGCCTGTCGCATCTAGGCGACCAGGACGTCGTCGTCGTCAAGCATGACAGCCTCGGACTCAAGACCTGGGCCTGGCAGTTCGGGACAGAGTACTCGGACATCGGAACGGGGATCGCCACTCATACGAAGACAGGGAATACCCAGGTCTACGTCACGGGCTATACGTATGGAGCCATGGGAGACAATGGGCTCCCCAATGTCGGGGGGACGGATGTCTTCCTGGCCAGGCTGGACCCCAACACCGGCAAGCCGATTTGGAAGCACCAGTTCGGCTCGACTGGCGACGACCAGGCGACGGGAATCGCCACGACCCAATCGGGCGTCATCTATGTGGCGGGAACCACCACCGGCACGCTGGACGGAACGACTCCTCCCGACCCCTTGAAGAACGGCTTCATCGCCCGATTCAACGCCAATGGAGGCCAGGACTGGATCCTCCAATTCGGGAATGCCGCGATCGAGGAAGAGATTCGTGGCATCGCCACGGATTTCAACGACGATGTCTACGTCGTGGGACACACCTACGGCAACATGGGCGCCGCCCATAAGGGCGGGGGCGATGCCTTCATCGCCAAGTTCAGCAAGCTGGGGCAGCCTCAGCCGCTCTGGACGAGGCAGCTCGGCACGACCAAGGAAGACTCCTTCACGGGGGTGGCGACCGCCCGACGTTCTCTCTCGGGCTCCCTCACCGATATCGATGTCTATATGTCGGGGTACACCGGGGCGAACTTCGACGGACAGACAGCAGTGGGGGGCGAATTCGATGCCATTGTCGTGAAGTACGACGGCGCCGGCACGAAGAAGTGGTCTCGACAATTCGGTTCGAGGGGGAGTGATCGCGCATATGGCGTTGCTTCGGATGGAGGGGCCAACGTCTATGTCACCGGGGCCACGGACTATGACCTGACCGCCCCCGAACCGCAGAACTATGACAACATCTTCCTGGTGAAATACGACGCGGGTGGTGGTACTCGCGCCACAGCCACGAGACAGCTCGGCTCTACCTCCGAAGGGGACCCCTCGATGGTGAGGGACGTGGGCAAGGGAGTGGCAGCGGACATCTTCAACGGCGTCTACATCGCGGGTATCACCCAGGGCTCATTCACCACCACGCCGCCCACCGTTCAACATGGGGATGACGACTATGTGGTGCTCCGCTATCAGGAGGGCTGCACGATCACCACCCCGGGCAAATGCGGCATCGGTTATGGGTGGGGCGATCCCCATCTGGTCACGTTCGATGGCCGCGCCTACGACTTCCAGGGCGCTGGCGAATACGTCCTCGTGGAGAGCACCGACCTGTCAGCCCCCCTCGTCGTCCAGGCACGCATGCAGCCCTGGGGGACGAGCACCACGGTCTCCGTGATGACGGCGGTCGCGACCCGCCTGGGAACGAACCGCGTCAGCGCCTATCTGACGCCCACTGGACTGGAGGTGCGTGTCGACGGCGTGGCCATTTCACTTCCCGACGGGAGCGTCTTCCCCCTGCCTGGCGGAGGGCGCGTCCTGCGCCAGGACGCCACCACCTACGTCTTCTTCTACACCACCCTGGACCGGATGACCGTCACGCTCGATGGCACCTACCTCAACGTGAACCTCGGATTCCCAGAGACCCGCAAGGGAAAGGTTCGCGGGTTGCTCGGCAACTACGACGGCGCCCTCCCGAATGACTTCGCGTTGCGAAATGGAGCGGTGCTGACACCGCCGCTGTCCTTCTCCCAGCTCTACACGTCGCCGCAGAGCCTCTCCACGAGCTGGCGCATCACCCAGCAGGAGTCCCTCTTCGACTACGCCGCGGGGGAGAGCACCGCCACCTTCACCCGCCTCGACTTCCCCGCCGCCCCGATCGGGGTGGGAGACCTGAACGCGGCCCAGCGTGAGGAGGCGAGGGTCCTCTGCGCGGCCGTCGGCGTGACGAGCCCGTTCATCCTCGACAGCTGCACGTTGGACGTCGCCTTGACGCAGGACCCCAGCTTCGCCACCTCGGCCGCGCGCATGGAGTCCCGGGTCCGGGCCCAGATGGGGACGAGCATGCCCGAGCCCACGCCCTCCGGGCGATGGGCCTACTTCGCCAACTTCCAGTCGCCGCTGTATGGCGAGTGGAGCAAGGGACTGGTGTCGACCTCGCCGCAAGGAGGCAAGACGTTCCTCGGCCGCTTCGGCAACGAGAACATCACCCTGTCGCTGGCGGCCCTCCCCTCCCACACCACGGTCACCGTGAGCTTCGACCTTTTCATCATCGGAGGATGGATTGGCGAGTCCGCGGCCGGCCCCGTCTACCCGACGTACTTCGGGCTGCGCGCCAACAACGCGCCCCTGATGCAGTACGTCTTCTCCAACACCCCCGGCAACGCCCAGACCTACCCCGTCGCCAACTCGTATGCCCGGACGGGCGGAGAAGCCCTCAACACGCTCGGCTACGCCTACGGTGACACGACCTACCGGATGCGAATCAAGTTCAACTCGAGTACGCCCTCTCTCGCGTTGACCTTCTACGCGGGGAACCTGACGAGCGCCCGCAACGAGACGTGGGGCCTCGACAACGTCGAGGTCCAGGTGGAGTAG